The genomic segment aaacgTTATGGATATACCTGTTCAGTACCATAGACTCTTTGATCATTTTCTGAAAGTTTTAGACTGATTCAGGTAAAGCAAGGTGATATAGTTATAAGGAAATGGCATTTACTTGACTACGGTATTATATTATAAGCGAAGCGATAATTATTGCTTATTGGATCACAAAGCATGTTTAAGTGTCGTTTGCAGTGACAAAAAGTTGAGTATAAACACTGAAAATAAGGCAACATTCATTTTAATACTACTCGGTATTCTAACCGACCAATTGCAGACTTTCAAACAAAGCAGATGATTGAAGTCTTTTTGTGAAGCAAATTAATGTCCCCAAGGCATCAAAAAGTAGCCCATACATTGCGATTTTCTCTTGAAAATTTTCGAGTTTTACAAAGTGATTGGTAATGCAGGACATTATTCTTCGTAGCCGCTAGGCAGAATGACGGCAATATCAGCACAATATTCTAATTTACAAAAAGGTTAGATGTTTTGATGAACAATGGGCAAAGGTTTTCAGTATAATTATAGTTGCTTATACAACTGAGGCAGCATTAAGGATAATAGATAAATATCAGTTGGTAACAAATGTTTGaatttcgataaaaaaaatacatcgtTTTAACATGATGACAAACAGTTGTAAGTAAACATAATATTGACATCTAATTGATTTTTTGAGCAAAATTCAATTACCACATGGAAAGTATTTTTGAACTCATGCAATGtgttttaaattctaatttgaTTAGAGCACTTTAGTTTGAAAATGTCATTCTCAAACGAAGGAGATCGAGTTGGACATGGTGAAACCAAAACAAGTAGAATGGGAATGTCTGAAGATGATTTTCGAGATGCAGCTAACGAAATGTCTGAATATATCATCAGTTATTACAAAAGTCTGAATGGGAGACAAGTCATACCATCAGTTACTCCTggtaaatatttcttaaatGTAAAGGCGTGCTACGGAATACATATCTAGGGTTCTGCGGTTCAAGGTTCACAGGAAAATAGTTTTAATGGTTCGGATACTtaaatatataatgaaaatgCTTATTGATTAGTTCGAAACATAGAAGACTTTCATAATCATATGTCAAAGGTCCTCTTTATGTAATGAGTAGCATACTCAGTACGTAGAAAAAAGCTCGATTTTTCAGTTATTTAACAGAATACAACAAACAAATTTCACAACATTTTTACAGGATTTTTAACCGATCTGCTACACAAAGATCCACCAAACCGGCCCGAAAACTGGGAGAAAATATTCGTTGATCTTGAAAAAGTTGTTATGAAGGGAATGACTCACTGGCaatcttcaaacttttttgcgTACTTTCCTACCGGAACTAGTTATCCCTCGATTCTTGCAGATATGCTCTCGAATGCTGTATCAAGCGTTGACTTAAGCTGGGTATGAACCTTCAATAATAAGTTAATTTAGCAACAATATGAACtaaatttctataaaatattCTGTGTTTCCCTATTTCGTTCTCACTCAGGAAGAAAaatgggcgctccggaagtattcttACCAatatgacgcacaacctgaatcctaacctggtacacagacaatgttcaggttgtgcgccatcttggtacagatacttcaggagcacccaaaaaTGTACTTATGCTTTTAAAACGACAAGTCATTCATTATACTAAAGTGACTCAGTATTTGCAAACCCTTTTcccatttcaaaaaaaaaaaaaactgatatgaTTCCAGGCATCGTCTCCCATAAGTACGGAAATGGAGGCTACAGTCCTGGGTTGGTTAGGGCAAGCAATTGGACTACCAGATTGTTTTATACATTCAAAAGTTGGACCTGGATACGGAGTGATTCAAGGTCggtataatattttaaacatttcaaGGAGTCTTACGAACTGAGATGCTTAAAATATTTCTCAATGATAATTTTTACTATTATACCCAGGTTCTGCAAGCGAGGCAACACTTGTGACGTTGCTAGCAGCAAGATCTAAAAAGCTGTCGCTATTGAGTAATAAATATCCAGAAAAATCGCAATACGAATTATTGTCAAAGTTGGTTGCTTACTCCTCCAAATATAGTCATTCATCGGTAGAAAGGGCATGTACGTTTTCgtgattttaaacaatttactgaaaatcGTGATTTACTGATTCATAAGAGATTGTATGGCAAGATACTTAACATAAACTATTACTATTGCATtcaaaaatactgaaaaatctATGCTGCGTCATTTACATTAGTTTTATACTTGCTAgttaaatgaaacaaattaagtacattttttaaataaccaTTTTCGATCGATTAAAATGCCTTTTGTACTAAATATAGAATCTTATTAGGCCGATTTCTTATATTCTCAAATAAGCCAACGAATCCGCAACGTGCATATAAAGAAGGATAGTCCAGGTTTCCACAAAAAAATTTTAGAAGCCATTTATTTATACGAAactaatatttataaatgtaacATTTGAACAAATAACAATTAATgaatagaataataaatattcactATATTTTGCACACAACCATCAAACGATCATGGTTAGTCGAAAGAATATATATGAGAAAGATATGTAATACATTAACGTTACACCGTGGATATAAATAAGGCCGAATCTAGCGATATATATGACTGATTGTGCAACTTACAACAACGTTTATCTCAAATATCTCACAAGGCAAATCATATCTGTATTATAGTGTCGAATTGGTTACAAATTGACTATTTTCAGGTCTGATGGGAATGGTACAATTGCACAAATTGCCTGTGGACGAAAATATATCAGTGACTAAGCATATTTTGgaagaagcaataaaaataGATATGGAGAATGGAAAAATTCCTTTTTACGTGAGATTTGTTCCAACATCcggcaacaacaaaaaattacaaaaatccCATTTTTACATGACTCTTGTCTATGCAGGTTTGTGCAACATTGGGAACTACGTCATGCGTTTCATTTGATGACCTAAGTGGGATCGGAGAAGTTTGTAAGTGTTCAAAACCTCTCACTGAATTTTTTGTTTGGCTTTATGTTTGCGGTGCACTGACGTACAGTTGCGACCATTTTTTGGCTCCGGGAATACTGTTAATATTTATTGAGAGAAATTTTGTCTGCCAAACTGGATCACTAATTATGCAGGAGTTTCACCGCAGAATCATTCACCGTTTTCCATTGGTCATGAAAGTACTCAAACAATTCTATGCAcgatttgttatatatatatacatgcttCATCATCTCTAATATCAAACGTCTTCTTCTTCCATTAAATCTGTGTTTCTTTATAGGCGCGGAAGAGGATATATGGCTTCATGTGGACGCTGCTTATGCCGGATGTAGTTTCGTGTGTCAGGAATTCCGTCATCATATGAAAGGAATTGAGGTCGGTCTCGTGATTTCATTCCTCCTCCAGTTTATTCCCATGTTTTCATATTTAGGAGCTTCAGTACGTTAGATACGCAGAACGTCGATGTGAAAATAATATGAATGAACATACGTTCAATGACTTAATGTTTATACATTTTCATCAACTATTGTGGCGCAACCAGGCTAGTTACTATATAACTTCTGTAACTTTTTCATCTCCCAATATAGATTATACTTTATTCAAAAATTGGATACGACAGCGTTTACTATGTATGTAAAGAATATCttctattttaataaaattgattgcatTCAATACTGAACAAAACtttgttttttgattttgaacTCAAGCATGCCCCCCAACTCCTCTACCCGATTATGAACGCAACTTAAAACTTTGATTTTATTGCAGATGGCAAGTTCCTTCAATTGCAGTCCGCATAAGTGGTTGATGGTTAACACTGATTGTTCGGTTCTCTGGTAAAcaagcattttttttattgtcacaGTAAGCACTGGTAAACAGCCAATAAAAAACATACTAATTGCAGAGATTTTATAGAATACGGAAACCAATAATTTGAAACTGTAGGGTATTCTAAGCAAACTATCGCATTCAAAAACTTGGGATCTGTTTCTTTTTTTGCAttcattattcaaattttgttacagaaaaaaaataaaaaataatatttttcacggTCACGAGACTTAATTCAATCACACATTGTCGAACTA from the Styela clava chromosome 5, kaStyClav1.hap1.2, whole genome shotgun sequence genome contains:
- the LOC120344520 gene encoding aromatic-L-amino-acid decarboxylase-like isoform X2: MGMSEDDFRDAANEMSEYIISYYKSLNGRQVIPSVTPGFLTDLLHKDPPNRPENWEKIFVDLEKVVMKGMTHWQSSNFFAYFPTGTSYPSILADMLSNAVSSVDLSWASSPISTEMEATVLGWLGQAIGLPDCFIHSKVGPGYGVIQGLMGMVQLHKLPVDENISVTKHILEEAIKIDMENGKIPFYVCATLGTTSCVSFDDLSGIGEVCAEEDIWLHVDAAYAGCSFVCQEFRHHMKGIEMASSFNCSPHKWLMVNTDCSVLWVKNNKDLLEAFKMQPEYARHPEDDITIDHRHMRVAFGCRFRSLKLWFVFRLIGVDGLKQKIRDDVKLAKLFETYVKKDKRFEVVFPVHLSLVCIRLKVSEDSKVNKGINVELLKRINQAKEIYLVPSEVEDIYFLRISVGTVACDENAIKNCWNVIQKHADLIFRNSLENGSM
- the LOC120344520 gene encoding aromatic-L-amino-acid decarboxylase-like isoform X1; translation: MGMSEDDFRDAANEMSEYIISYYKSLNGRQVIPSVTPGFLTDLLHKDPPNRPENWEKIFVDLEKVVMKGMTHWQSSNFFAYFPTGTSYPSILADMLSNAVSSVDLSWASSPISTEMEATVLGWLGQAIGLPDCFIHSKVGPGYGVIQGSASEATLVTLLAARSKKLSLLSNKYPEKSQYELLSKLVAYSSKYSHSSVERACLMGMVQLHKLPVDENISVTKHILEEAIKIDMENGKIPFYVCATLGTTSCVSFDDLSGIGEVCAEEDIWLHVDAAYAGCSFVCQEFRHHMKGIEMASSFNCSPHKWLMVNTDCSVLWVKNNKDLLEAFKMQPEYARHPEDDITIDHRHMRVAFGCRFRSLKLWFVFRLIGVDGLKQKIRDDVKLAKLFETYVKKDKRFEVVFPVHLSLVCIRLKVSEDSKVNKGINVELLKRINQAKEIYLVPSEVEDIYFLRISVGTVACDENAIKNCWNVIQKHADLIFRNSLENGSM